AAGCGCGTCTCCAGCGGCACGTACACCGCGTCCATCACCGCGAGGTCGGCGTGGAGGGCGCTCGCGGGGACGGGCGTCTCGTCGGTGGCGTCATCGTCGTCCTCGTCTTCCATCCCGACGCTCGTGCAGTTGACGAGCAGCGACGCGTCCGAGAGGCAGTCGCCGAGGGCGTCGAGGCCGTGTGCGGTCGCCTCGACGCCCTCCTCGCGGAGGTCGGCGACGAGTGCCTCCGCGCGCTCGACGGTGCGGTTGGCGACCCGCACTGGCATCCCCTCGTCGGCGAGTCCGAACGCGACGGCCCGGCCCGCGCCGCCAGCGCCGACGACGACGGCCGTCCCGTCGAGGGCGACGTCGTGGTGTCGTAGCGCCCGGACCGCGCCGCTGGCGTCCGTGTTGTACCCCGTCGGCGGGTCGGTCGAAAAGTCGACGGTGTTGACCGCGCCGATGCGCGCCGCGAGCGGTGCGGCCTCGACGTGGTCGAGG
This region of Halomarina salina genomic DNA includes:
- a CDS encoding shikimate dehydrogenase is translated as MQVFGLLGNPVGHSLSPPMHEAAYDDLDIDARYVTFEPAPDDLGRALDGAAALGVSGLNVTIPFKQGVLDHVEAAPLAARIGAVNTVDFSTDPPTGYNTDASGAVRALRHHDVALDGTAVVVGAGGAGRAVAFGLADEGMPVRVANRTVERAEALVADLREEGVEATAHGLDALGDCLSDASLLVNCTSVGMEDEDDDDATDETPVPASALHADLAVMDAVYVPLETRLLREAADAGATTVDGGWMLLYQGVEAFERWTGEPAPVAAMSRALRVRL